In the genome of Pelagicoccus sp. SDUM812003, one region contains:
- a CDS encoding ATP-binding protein, whose translation MEPHQRKRAHWLAWLVFVLATAGTASGVLLFRSSALEVDLHRALEQQQEAAQLEAAALRFRLEAEVLSTIYLITSLSTYLGVNPEPTIEEYHRVASSILQAKPSLVNIAAAPDMVVRYIYPVQGNEAALGLDYRRNPEQRAAAMQVKELGTPVVAGPLELVQGGIAIIGRIPVYVDESGDSRFWGIVSAPVYLEELLAAAGAFSPGLDLQISLRGKDGKGSEGETFFGEASLFEKKAIRLPVRLTTGSWELGAIPKDGWITTAPNAYTINVICWMVGGLVISLLALLLVYVLALQRRHEVEASVSRAKSRFLSTMSHEIRTPLNGINGVAQLLEMTDLDEEQRDLTETLIDSTKSLSDLLTDILSLNRLESERYPVSTEVFEFDVLIAPVLQLIEAQAKAKGIAFHAPEIPKELKVMEFDPIILRQVLWNLLSNAVKFTPKGEVRLKIQSITFYPGAKPGIGIEVADTGIGVAKERQQAIFDDFVQEDDSTTRKFGGAGLGLAIVKRLVNAVGGSIDLTSAKGEGSRFQVRMPLGSEKLDRIRNPE comes from the coding sequence ATGGAACCGCACCAAAGAAAGAGAGCTCACTGGCTGGCCTGGCTGGTGTTCGTCCTGGCGACGGCGGGCACGGCGAGCGGCGTGCTTCTGTTTCGTTCGTCCGCCTTGGAGGTCGATTTGCACCGGGCTCTCGAGCAGCAGCAGGAAGCGGCGCAACTGGAGGCGGCGGCGCTGCGCTTCAGGCTGGAGGCGGAGGTCCTCTCGACCATCTACCTGATCACCAGCCTCTCGACCTATCTGGGAGTGAATCCCGAACCGACGATAGAGGAGTACCATCGAGTGGCCAGCTCCATCCTGCAGGCCAAGCCCAGTTTGGTGAACATCGCCGCGGCGCCTGACATGGTGGTGCGCTACATTTATCCCGTGCAGGGAAACGAAGCTGCGCTCGGCTTGGACTACCGCAGAAATCCGGAGCAGAGGGCTGCGGCCATGCAGGTGAAGGAGCTGGGCACGCCTGTGGTCGCCGGGCCGCTGGAGCTGGTGCAGGGCGGGATCGCGATCATCGGGCGCATCCCGGTGTATGTGGACGAATCCGGAGACTCGCGATTCTGGGGCATCGTGTCGGCTCCGGTTTATCTGGAGGAGCTCCTGGCCGCGGCCGGCGCGTTCAGCCCAGGGCTTGATTTGCAGATCAGCCTGAGGGGCAAGGATGGCAAGGGCTCCGAGGGCGAAACCTTTTTCGGGGAAGCGTCGCTCTTCGAGAAAAAGGCGATCCGTCTGCCGGTGCGCTTGACCACTGGATCATGGGAGCTGGGCGCCATTCCTAAAGACGGTTGGATCACGACCGCCCCCAATGCGTACACCATCAACGTCATCTGCTGGATGGTCGGCGGACTGGTCATCTCGCTGCTGGCTCTTCTGCTGGTGTATGTGCTGGCCTTGCAGCGTCGCCACGAAGTCGAAGCCAGCGTGAGCCGAGCCAAATCGCGTTTCCTTTCCACCATGAGTCACGAGATTCGCACCCCGCTCAATGGCATCAACGGGGTGGCCCAATTGCTTGAGATGACGGATCTGGACGAAGAGCAGCGGGATTTGACGGAGACCTTGATCGATTCCACGAAATCGCTGAGCGACCTGCTGACGGACATCCTCAGTCTCAACCGGCTCGAGAGCGAACGCTACCCGGTGAGCACGGAGGTCTTCGAGTTCGATGTGCTGATCGCCCCGGTTCTTCAGCTGATCGAGGCTCAAGCCAAGGCCAAGGGGATCGCCTTTCATGCTCCCGAGATCCCGAAGGAGCTCAAGGTGATGGAGTTCGACCCCATCATTCTGCGTCAAGTGCTCTGGAACTTGCTGAGCAACGCGGTCAAGTTCACCCCCAAGGGGGAAGTGCGTTTGAAGATCCAGTCCATCACGTTCTACCCCGGGGCCAAGCCGGGCATAGGTATCGAGGTCGCGGATACGGGGATCGGAGTCGCCAAGGAGCGCCAACAGGCGATCTTCGACGACTTCGTGCAGGAGGACGACAGCACCACGCGAAAGTTCGGCGGAGCGGGCTTGGGGCTGGCCATCGTGAAGCGGCTGGTGAACGCGGTGGGAGGAAGCATCGATCTGACCAGCGCCAAAGGCGAAGGCAGCCGTTTCCAGGTGCGCATGCCATTGGGAAGCGAGAAATTGGATCGGATCAGGAATCCCGAGTAG